In one Dehalogenimonas formicexedens genomic region, the following are encoded:
- a CDS encoding dehalogenase, translating to MWLVIGLVLGALLIWLVSFMKSKGMAFRWYEWIIGIIGLGLLLFTIQNYFGSQAELEPKAANMFLLVTGLPAVIFLAIAWQLVIRHKSTT from the coding sequence ATGTGGTTGGTAATCGGTCTCGTCCTCGGCGCGCTCCTGATCTGGCTCGTCTCCTTCATGAAGAGCAAGGGCATGGCTTTCCGCTGGTATGAATGGATCATCGGCATCATCGGTCTGGGCCTGCTGCTCTTTACTATCCAAAACTACTTCGGTTCCCAGGCTGAACTCGAACCCAAGGCTGCCAACATGTTCCTGCTGGTAACCGGTCTGCCGGCCGTGATCTTCCTGGCCATCGCCTGGCAGTTGGTCATCCGCCACAAATCGACCACCTAA